From the genome of Sylvia atricapilla isolate bSylAtr1 chromosome 19, bSylAtr1.pri, whole genome shotgun sequence:
CAAACAAAAACTGATCAGATGGGATCTGAACCAGCCCAGGAGAGTAAAACCAACACTAAATCCTTCCCCAAGTGCAAACAGGCTTCCATGGGTCTCAGCATCTCACAGGTTTTGGGGGCAAGCACATAGGGCTGGacccccagggcacagctgcaggcaTGAATGTGCAGACAAAGATCAAGAGCTCCCAGTCCTGGTTCAGTCAGCAGATCCAGGTGTTATCAGAACATGACTTAATGGCACCCCACCCACGATAAACTCCAGCCAGCAACattcctcacaggaaaaaagtaaataccTTCCCTCAAACCACCCTTCCAAACACTTGTGGTATTCCTGAAGTCTCCCTTAACTCACCGATGGCTCTTTCGATCTTTCCCATGACCTGGTTATTGGGGATTGCTCGTCCTGATTCGTAGTCAGCGATAACTTGTGGTTTTTCATTGATTTTCTGCAAAGAGAGGATGAGTctcacacaggacacacacagatGAGGGATGGCCTCTCACTACGCCAGGAGAGATGACAAAGTGTTGCTCACACTGACTCCATCCCCACCAGCACCCcctctgcagtgtcccagcactGGTGACATCCATCAAAAATGGACTTTGACCTCCCTCCTTTTCAGAAGGAGTAGGACTACCAGGGATTGCTGTTCCTTCAGACAGCAGGGAGTTGCTAACACTGCTCAGCCCAGATGGTACAAACTTCTCGGGTTGGCGTGTGCTGCTGAGAGGAAGTGAGGAGCAGCCTCCCACCAGCTCAGAGCCAGAGAGAGGCTCTGCCTCCAACCTGCAGCTCAAGGGCTGCACAGACAAACCTCAAAATCCTTCCCAGACAATTGAAGCTGCCAGGACATCAGACACCAGAGATGCTGCACTTCCCAAACCTCCAGCCCATGACACcaccccactgcagctgcccctggagGTGGTCCACTCACCGTGGCCAGGTCCTTCTGTGTGAGGCCCTTGCTCTGCCGGCCCTGCTGGATCACTTTGCCCACCTCCAGGGAAACTCTGTCATGGTGCAGCTCCTCTGTTTCACGGTCAAGCTTGGCCGTGTTCTTTGTAATGAAGTGTTGTTTGTTCTGGCCTGCTGCCCCTGTCATtcaaagcaagaacaaaaaaacaaccaaggaCAAACAAAATAAGGCTCAGAGCCATGCCAAAAAGTATCAAAGGACGTTTTCCAAGCCCTCAGCTGCCTAGGATCCCAGGGAGCTGTCAGTGTTTCAACATACCAACATCAACATGAATCTCACACAGAACCTGACCATCAGGGAACATTACCTTAGCCCTGCTCACGGTGCTGTGCACACCTTGCCATACAgagccctttccttttcttacttCACACCTGAACTTCACTCCAGACAGGGTAAGTCTTGCTTTTCCTTGGGGATTTAATGCTCAAACTTTGCTGAAGACACAcctttgtgctgcagcacagagaagtCAATACTTGAACTTGAATCGTGCTTGCTCAGATATGAGGCAGCACGAGTAAGTGGCTTTTAAGCAATTTTCTGACACCTTTTATTAGTAAAGTCTAACTGTACTTAGCTTTGCTGAAAGACTGACCTTAAAAAACACATTGTTTTCTCTCATGTTAGATATATTATTTAAGCCCTAGTTTGAATCCATTCTCTCATATTAGTCTCTGACATTCGGTGTCCCAATAAAGCTGATTAACCTTCTTCAAGGATCATCTCTCTATCTATTTCCCAGCATCAGAATCGCCTCCGCACAGTGAAAGAATACGGCAATTTACATCGTAGAGGAaacaaggaatttttaaagAGCAGCGCCATAGGAAGACCGGCAGCCATTCAAATTTACAAGAGAAATACGCCGCCAAATAGGGGAGCTTAAGTTTTAAGATCATAAAAGCTCTTCCAAGATCTCTGCAGAAACCAgacagagctctgccctggtTAACCAGAACCTaaggggcagctccagggacgTCATCCCGGCGGCTGCCGGGGCTGCGCGTTCCGGCCCACTTCGGGATCGCTGGCTCAGCCGGCCGCTGCCGCCTCCTGCCCCCTCTCCCCATCGCGGGCAGCCGCCTCAAACCGGACCGCCCCCGCGGGATACCCACACTTCTTGGAGGTCTCCACGTCCTCGCCGCGCCGCTGGGCCGCCAAGATCGCCTGCGGAAAGAGCGAAGGTGCGCGGTGAGGGCGGCGCTATTCGGGGCGGCAGCCCCGACCACGCCAAGCCCAGGCCCGCCGcctgcccggccccgcaccCGGCCCCCACCGCTCCCCCCGCTGACCTGCTTGGACTTGGCCTGGGCCGCGCTCGGGCCCTTCTTGCGCAGCACCGTAACCGTGTCCCAGTCGCTCTCCGCCATCGCTCCGACCCCGCCcgggccgcgcccgccgccgggAACCGCCCAGTGCCCGCCTTCGGGGCGTGGCCGTGCCGCCCGCAGATAGGGCGAGGTGCACGCCCGTCAGGAAAGACGGCCGCTCATAGGCGGGGACAGGCGCGAGCCCAGCGGGCGGGGCTGAGGCTCCTGCATGGACAGTTGGCTTAACAGCAGCCTGGCGTGACGTCTATCCATTTGATAGGTGCAGCGCCCTGCCAATCAGCTTACTCGCTATGCGATTGGCTGGTGCGCACGCCGACCTGGGCCGGAGGGCAGGTGCCTGTACACACTAGGATTGGCTATCGGCCCTGCCAGTCACCCGGCACCCGGCAGGGATTGGTTCGTTCTGCGGCGCTGTCAGACCCGTTGACCAATAGCCCTGCTCGGCTGGCCGAGCCGAGCATGCGCAGTGCGGTGGTTTGCCGTGTCGGTTTTCCCTGGCCCGTTGGTACCGGGCCCGCCTGCGGGCATCGGCAGGGCGGGGGTGTGGGGCCTTCGTGCTGCGGGGAGCCCGGCAGAGCATCCACAGGACGGGCACGGGCATGGAGGGGGGCCAGAGGAGTagggctgggggcactgggTTGGTTCAGCCTAGATAGGGCGGTACTGCGGTCAAACCTCACCGGGGGCTGCGGCTCCTCCCGCGCAGTACCGGTGTGTGCTCTgggccagggacaggagccagggaagggctggagctgggccagggcaggctcaggctggagatgagggaaaggctcttcccccagagggtgctggcactgcccaggctccccagggaatgggcacggccccgaggctccaggagcctttggccagcgctg
Proteins encoded in this window:
- the EDF1 gene encoding endothelial differentiation-related factor 1, with translation MAESDWDTVTVLRKKGPSAAQAKSKQAILAAQRRGEDVETSKKWAAGQNKQHFITKNTAKLDRETEELHHDRVSLEVGKVIQQGRQSKGLTQKDLATKINEKPQVIADYESGRAIPNNQVMGKIERAIGLKLRGKDIGKPLETGPKGK